Below is a window of Candidatus Bathyarchaeia archaeon DNA.
ACACGGAATTTAAACAATGCCTTGAAAAATCATTGAAAGAAACTAAAACTAGAACTTGCGAATTCCAAGGATGGAACATCAAAGGGCCAGAGATCAGCATATAGGATCTTAGTTTTCGCGGTTAACAATTCAACAAAGTCTGAGTTTGTTACGTTATCTCTCCATTTGTCTTCTTCACACTCAAAGTATTCTTGTGGAGTCATTTTTGTTTCAAGGACATCTCTGCTTTGTTTTGTGAACGGCATTTTCTTTGGGTCGTTTATTATATTGATTTTTGGTATGTTGTCCCACGCTTCTTCCACTACGTATACGTGATAATTTTCTTCCTTGTTCATGGTTTCGTATTCATTTTCGGTCAGCTGTAGTGACTTGGTAGTCCTTTAAGGAGAATAAGTCGCTTCATTTAAGCCGCCTTTAAAAAGCAGGTTATTCACTCATCTCATTTGCTGAGAACAAATTTTAAGGTCGCCGTCAATAGTGACTAGGCTCTTATTTGGTATTTGAACCCAGTCTCTGAACCAGATTGGTTCTTGAAACAGAATCGCCGTATTCTCGTCAATGGCGTACATTAAATTGTAGTAGTCGGAGTTTCTTGGATCTGAATATTCTCTATAAGCATAGATTCGTTTGCCGTTAGATAGAATAAATGTCATTGAGCTGTAACTGTACTCTTTTCTTACCCTTTGAACAGTTTTCTCTATTGCTTTTTCTATCGAATAGTCACTGTTTTCCTTATCTTGTAGCAAGACACGAAACAATTTTTCGCTGTCCGTGGTTCCTTGGAGGCCTGCGACTTCTTCATTGAATCCGTGGATGGTGCCGTTATGTGCGAAGCACCACTCTCCTCGAATGAACGGTTGTGTATTTTCCAATTTGACATCTTTGTATTCAGAACTAGGTTTTCTAAGATGCGCTAACAATATACCCGTTGCACGTAATTGATCTAAACGTTCGCAAAATTCTTCGTATCTTGAATCTTCCATGGCATTTGTTGGTTGTCTGCCCAAATATGTAGGAGTATGATTTTGATAGTAGACTATGCCCCATCCGTGTTTGTGACCGGGTTCGGCATTAGGTAAAACTTTTCCTCTTTCAGCTAGCAATCTAAAGCCCCTGAGAAAAAAGGAAGGAATTGGTTTTCGGCTCATTAAGGCAAACATTCTACACATGAATATCACTTTTCTGAGGTTTTCTATTTCATCTTTAAATGGTTTTGTTCGATGCCTTACTCATCACAAAAAAGGGGGAAATTGGCGTTTTACCAGCCTTGCTTTAAGGCTTTTAGTTCTCTTTTTCGGCGTTCTTCTATTTGCTCGTAGAGTCTTTTGATATCTGAGGTTACAATGCTTATACCGGATTCGCCTTCAATTCTTTCGATTGTTATTTGCCTTGTTGTTGGCCGTTCTAGTTGTTCTAGTCTTGGGACCTCCACTATGAATTCTCTTGAGGAAACTAGTCCGAGGGTTTGGCCTGATGGTAGTAGTCCGCTCATTTCTATTTTCATTTGGTGTGGTCCTGTGTTGACTTGGCCGAATTTGGTGAATATTTCTACGGTGAGTTCTTTTCTGAGGTTTTTCATGGTTCCTGGGACTGATGTGTAGAAGGTTTTGAGGCGTTGTCCGTCGAAGTACAGGTTTGCTTTGAGGTGTGAGCAGAGGCCGTATCCGATTGGTGTGAGCCTGAACTTTATGGTGAGTGCTAAATTTCTGTTTGTGATTTTTTGGAGGATATCTTTTATGATAATTGTTTCTGATTTAGGCTGTGCTTTTGCGAATCCTTCAAGTTTGGCTTCTCTTGTCCTCAAAGCTTAATCGCCCAATCCTTTGCATATTTTGGGTTTATTGTATGGCTTCGAGTGCTTGGTTGAAGTATTCGGCGAGCGCTTTCATTGTTTTCATGCTGGTTGCGATGACTAGTGGGTGTCCTTCTTTTTTGTGCCAGAAGGCGCTGTCGAGTTGGTCTACGGGCATGGCTTCGGCGACGTTTTTGAACATTTTTTCTAGTATCTGTTTCATTTTTTCTTGGGTGCAGTTACCTGCTTGTTCGCATAGGTCATAGACGTGTGAGTATATCATGTGGAGTGAGTAGGCGCCTGGCGTTCTTTGGATTGTGAATTCTTTTGGGTCTTCGAACGCTTCTGGGAATATTTCCTTGAGAGCGTTCCAGTAGTTGGCGATGTCGTTTGCAAGTTCTTTGGGATTCTTTCTTCTGAAGCTGGGTCTTGATTTTAGGATATAGGTTATAGAGTCGGTAAGGGGGCGTTGTTTGATTATGTGGTTTTCTTGTTTCTTTTCGCTTGGCAGCTGGACTTTGTTGTACCAAGGGGAGCGTGGGTCGTTTCGGATTATGTCGACTACGGGTATGGCTTCGGCTGTTAGTACGGCTTTTTCTCCTTCTAGCATGAGTAGGGTTGGTTTGCCCATTTTTTCAGACATTTCGTAGAGGTGGCGTTGGACTAGGTCGGTTGAGACTCCTTTTTGGCGGGTGTTGATTATGTAGAATTGTCGCATTTCGGTGTAGACGTCTGGTAGGTTGACGATTGTTACTGGTACGGGGTAGTCGTCGAATTTTGGGTCTTCTTCTCTTGCTTCTTTGAGTCCTTCTAGGCGGTGTTGTCCGTCGACTATTGAGAAGGGTAGGGATTCTGGGGATAGGGCTAGTTCGCCGAATTCTGCGAAGCTGTCGATTGATTTTTTGGGTCTGAATTCCATTTTTCCTCTTACGTTGACGAGTATTGACGTGGGGAATACTCCTTCTTCTTTTAGGAGGTAGTTCATGGCCTTGCGGACTCGTAGGGGTACGAGGGCTCTTTGGTAACCTTTTGGGTTGTCTTCGCCCCATCTGTCGATTTTATATGAGGCGAGAAGGTCGCCAGCCTTCATTGTGGTTATGTACATTGGTAGACCTCTTTGCTGGATTTTAAACGCGTTTAACACAGGCATGTTTCATAACATCTCCTTAATAGGGGCCTAATTAATTGAAACGGCCGTCAAATTATAAAAATATTTCGGTTTAAGACAGGCCCTCTCAATAACTAGGATGCACCAATGATCATTCTTGGCTTTTCTGTCGGATGCTGTAGAGTCTTTTTCCGTCTGGTCCGAATCTGTAGTCCCATATGTTGCCGGCTGAGTCCTTGTACATTCCCAAGCCGACTGATCGCATGTCTTTGGGTAGTTCGTCCTCGGTGTATTCGTTTGGCTTTTTGGGTTCGGCAGTTTCGGGGATGGGTTGTTTTATTGGCTCGCCAGCCTTTGTTTCTGGTGGTTTTTCGGGTGGTGTTACTTTTTCTTTTTCTGCCTCTGGGGCGGCCAGTTTTTTCATGATGTGGTATATTGGGAAGGCTTCGTTGGATCTTATCCATGCTTCTTCGACGAAGAATTGGACGGCCATTTTGGCTGATAGGCTGTCTATTGGGATGACGTCTGAATCAGTGTTTAGATGATTCACTAATGACATGGCTGATGCTAGTTGTATGGCTCTTCTTTCGAGTCGCATTGAGAAGGGTACGACTTTGGTTCCTAAGTGTTCTAGGACGAGGGTGGTTGCGGTTTCTAGCATTTTTAGTATTTCGTCGGTTAGAAGTATTTTTTTGTCGTAGAAGCTTCCGGCTACGAGTGGGTCTTTTGTTTGTATTGCGTATACGAGGGTGAGGTGGTCCCGGATTTTGTAGGCTTCTTCCATTTTGGTTCTTAGTTCGCCTAGTAGGAGGGCTCTTTGGCTTTTTGATAGTTCTTGGTATTTTTGTTTGGTGAGTCTGTGTAGGCGGCAGAGCATGCGGTCTTCTATTGCGTTGAAGTTTGAGTCTCTGACTGTGACTTCGTAGCCTTTTTCGTAGACTTCGGTGTTGTAGTTGACTGTGAAGAAGGATGAGAAGCGGTATGGACCGACTGTGTAGGTTTTGGTTTCGTATCTTATTGAGCCTCTTTCCATTGCGAGTTTCATTGGTTCTACCATGCCTTTGTGTTTGAACCAGTCGTTGAATTCTGTGACTATGAAGTTGAAGCGTCTGCCTAGGTATGCTTCACCGATGGCTATGAACATGGCTGGTGTCATTCCGCCGCAGTATCTGTTGATGCCTGGTAGTCCGTGGGGTGGGACGCCTTGGTCTTCGTTGCCTAGTATCATGTCTTTTGTGGCGAATGTTTTTCCTGTTCCTGGTTCTCCGAATAGGGCTAGGTTGAAGCCTGTGTTTAGTGCTTTTTGGCCTTTTTTGTTGATTACTGTTGAGTCGCATATTGAGTAGGATTGTGTTATGCTGAGTAGGTGGTCGAAGAAGAGGGTGGGGCCATATAGTGATTGTAGATAGTCTGTGAGATATGTTGGTGACATTTGTTTGCCGAATTCTATTGTTTGTTCTAGTCTGTTGGCGATAAGGTCTTTGAGGTAGTTTCTGAATTCTTCGTCCATTCTTATTACTTCGAGGAATTCGCGTTCAGCTTGTTCAGTGCTTAGTCTGGGTACTGGTTTGGCTTCAAATTCTGAGAGGACTTCAATTACGACTGGTTTTATTTCTTCGGGCATGGCCCATCTTGGATGCTGTTTGGACCCGACTTCCCATGCTAAGTCGAATTTGTCTCTGAGTTCTGCTATAAGACGAGCAGGGTATAGTTTGTCGCCGTAGATTTCGCTTGATGTGGCCGCTAGTGAGTCGAAGTGTGCTTGGCCAGTTTCAACTAGTGCTTTTAGTAGGGCGTAGCCTTTTTTTCCGTAGGTTTTAAGCACTTGTTTAATGGTGATTCTGACTTCTTCCCATGAACCTTGGCAATCAAACGTGCCTTCTTTGACGGTGTAATATTTGCCTCTAAATGCATAGTGGTCTTTGAAGGGTGAAAGCTGTATCATTTGGGTTAATTGTTCGTCTGTTATTGTTTTCGCGAGTTTATCGAGGTTGATTGCTTGGTCGATTGGAAGTTCTCCGTTGAAAATTTGCTGACTAATTTTTGTTTTAACTTCGTTGGGCATGGCCCATTCTAAGTGATAAAGATATCTCCTGAGAAGTAGGATTCGCTCCTTTAACTTGTCTCCAGGCAAAAATGACTGGTTCGCGTTCAATGTTGGCGACCCTACCTGTTACCTAAGAGTTCTGAAGCTAGTTCATCGATTCTCTTAAT
It encodes the following:
- a CDS encoding class II glutamine amidotransferase; the encoded protein is MCRMFALMSRKPIPSFFLRGFRLLAERGKVLPNAEPGHKHGWGIVYYQNHTPTYLGRQPTNAMEDSRYEEFCERLDQLRATGILLAHLRKPSSEYKDVKLENTQPFIRGEWCFAHNGTIHGFNEEVAGLQGTTDSEKLFRVLLQDKENSDYSIEKAIEKTVQRVRKEYSYSSMTFILSNGKRIYAYREYSDPRNSDYYNLMYAIDENTAILFQEPIWFRDWVQIPNKSLVTIDGDLKICSQQMR
- a CDS encoding DGQHR domain-containing protein, with amino-acid sequence MPVLNAFKIQQRGLPMYITTMKAGDLLASYKIDRWGEDNPKGYQRALVPLRVRKAMNYLLKEEGVFPTSILVNVRGKMEFRPKKSIDSFAEFGELALSPESLPFSIVDGQHRLEGLKEAREEDPKFDDYPVPVTIVNLPDVYTEMRQFYIINTRQKGVSTDLVQRHLYEMSEKMGKPTLLMLEGEKAVLTAEAIPVVDIIRNDPRSPWYNKVQLPSEKKQENHIIKQRPLTDSITYILKSRPSFRRKNPKELANDIANYWNALKEIFPEAFEDPKEFTIQRTPGAYSLHMIYSHVYDLCEQAGNCTQEKMKQILEKMFKNVAEAMPVDQLDSAFWHKKEGHPLVIATSMKTMKALAEYFNQALEAIQ